DNA from Carboxydocella sporoproducens DSM 16521:
TTTGCCATAAACCCTGTCCTCGCCGGTTTTAGTGACAGTACCGGCCAGAACAGACTTCACTTCCGTCCCTGTCGGAGCCAGAATATCTATCCCCTGGTGGAATCTGGGATAATCACTGTTGGGCTCCATCACCCAGCCAAATTTTTTGCTGATCTGACCGGAAAGGGGAAGCACAAAGGTTTGGTTGCTTACGGCCGGTTTAGTCTCCTCAGGTTTGGTAGTTAGGGCAGTTAATGCCGGCCATTCGTTAAATTCACCGCTTAGCACCACCTTGACGATGCGCCCCAGTACTGGTTCCAGTTCAGTATCAGTGTTAAGCAGATACCTGATAGCTGCACTAGCACTCTGACTGAGGGGATCCTGCCGGTCATTAACTCCGATGGCTACAGCAAAAATCAGGAGGGCCAGTATCGATTGAATTAAAAGCCTGTTGGCCAGCAAACGCTGGTACCAGGGACGCTGCGGACCAAAACCGCCGCTCCAGGTGAAAATACCAGAGCTTCTGCGCCCTGGCGGTTGCCGGTAATAGCGTTCCTCCGGGCGGGCCCAGTAGAACTTTTCCCTTTCCTCTATTTCTTCCTGCCAGCCCTGTTCATTGCGTTTATAGCGCATAAACAAGCACCCCCATCTTCATTTCACAATAATGAATATGGGGGCCAGTCCTGTTTTATTACAATTTTTGCAGGTCACGGGCAAT
Protein-coding regions in this window:
- a CDS encoding M23 family metallopeptidase, translated to MRYKRNEQGWQEEIEEREKFYWARPEERYYRQPPGRRSSGIFTWSGGFGPQRPWYQRLLANRLLIQSILALLIFAVAIGVNDRQDPLSQSASAAIRYLLNTDTELEPVLGRIVKVVLSGEFNEWPALTALTTKPEETKPAVSNQTFVLPLSGQISKKFGWVMEPNSDYPRFHQGIDILAPTGTEVKSVLAGTVTKTGEDRVYGKYVMIKHDEVWSSYYAHLDEIKVKMGDRVEAGQVIGTVGQSGVTDTPHLHFELSEKGQVIDPLEKLGKDNI